The Nicotiana tabacum cultivar K326 chromosome 14, ASM71507v2, whole genome shotgun sequence genome contains a region encoding:
- the LOC142168961 gene encoding uncharacterized protein LOC142168961, whose translation MWRKMLNAREDVEHKILWEMKSGTINVWHENWTGLGALYHLVPPEFHTNEDLQEVAELRQEASWNEFEGSTGYWDKPLWKPTASGKFAVSSAWHIVRHRANPNLEYKHMWIKGLPFKISFFIWRLWMGKLATDDLWRRQGYICVSRCWCCQPTQDESFEHLFLTSTTTTRVWKTFMNVVGINIQLVQVHQVIRA comes from the exons ATGTGGAGGAAGATGTTGAATGCAAGGGAGGATGTAGAGCACAAGATACTGTGGGAGATGAAGAGTGGGACAATAAATGTATGGCATGAAAACTGGACAGGCTTAGGGGCATTATATCACTTAGTGCCACCTGAGTTTCACACCAATGAAGACTTGCAGGAAGTGGCAGAATTGAGGCAAGAAGCTAGCTGGAATGAG TTTGAAGGCAGTACTGGCTATTGGGACAAACCTTTGTGGAAACCTACTGCTTCTGGTAAATTTGCAGTGAGTAGTGCTTGGCATATAGTGAGACATAGAGCAAATCCTAATTTAGAATACAAGCACATGTGGATTAAGGGGTTGCCTTTCAAGATTTCATTCTTTATTTGGAGGCTATGGATGGGTAAACTAGCTACTGATGATCTATGGAGAAGACAAGGATATATATGTGTTTCTAGGTGTTGGTGTTGTCAACCTACACAAGATGAGTCTTTTGAACATTTGTTCTTGACAAGCACTACAACTACTAGGGTTTGGAAGACATTTATGAATGTTGTAGGGATTAATATTCAGCTGGTACAGGTGCATCAGGTTATTAGGGCATGA